A genomic stretch from Desulfolutivibrio sulfodismutans DSM 3696 includes:
- a CDS encoding DUF3987 domain-containing protein gives MDTKIVSAFREELKSGGLVLDEIIADGKLHRCGTVGKERGKDGAYVLHADPPMSGWWQNYRTGESGKWTDRHLHPMSITEKDRLQTSVAVAQNARREESSRLHAKAKETAFRIWEKADPVPLNHPYLARKGVMPLGDIRMAHDGRLIVPLLDNVGAIMSLQFIAACGEKRFLAGGATSGGRFTIPGDDGPLCIAEGYATGASIHEATKHTVLVAFHCGNLMSVATSARQTYPDRQIILCADNDHETERARGRNPGVAHATEAARAVSGLLAIPRFKVPDSATDLNDLARTEGLDAVRNCIMAAVPVLPEVDVQAAGPSPVRFENENSPDIPARLFPGILGKFCSALAEELQVPFELPLCSALGTIAVAVQRKCRVRVKDGYAEPLNIFALCPLPPGERKSATVEACKKPLVEWQTDRSREMQDGIREAASERRTLEKAIDMKRASIGKAKTAQQRKDLIQEIKAMEKELPDVPRAPRLLADDFTPEALALLMERHEQRIGLLEAEGGLFDTLAGRYSNGVPNLDAVLKSWSGETCQIDRRGAETIILNDPHLTLVISPQPEVVQALAGQPGFRGRGLVGRFLYFMPRSRLGTRSLDSSPMPESIARKWKQTIQNLLSIVWNRDTRGNSVAYDVPLSPEALNLWRKFAQDVESALLPGGTLEHMTDWGGKYPGQAIRLAGLMHMATAPEPLTEPLSPQTMENALTAATILAAHATAAYGLMGSDPQLECAQSILKWIERDRVSSFTARDAMGKVKGRYPTMDKVNAGLAILEERAFIFSASQDTRKGPGRRPSAVYTVNPHTFE, from the coding sequence ATGGATACCAAGATAGTCTCCGCATTCCGTGAGGAGCTTAAGAGCGGCGGGTTGGTCCTGGATGAGATCATAGCCGATGGAAAGCTGCACCGTTGCGGCACGGTGGGCAAGGAACGCGGCAAGGACGGTGCCTATGTGCTCCATGCCGATCCCCCCATGTCCGGTTGGTGGCAGAACTACCGCACGGGAGAATCCGGAAAATGGACTGACCGCCATCTCCATCCCATGTCCATTACTGAAAAGGACCGGCTCCAGACCTCGGTCGCCGTTGCCCAAAACGCCAGGCGGGAAGAATCCTCACGTCTCCATGCCAAAGCCAAGGAAACCGCATTTCGTATTTGGGAGAAGGCTGATCCCGTCCCTCTCAATCATCCCTACCTTGCCCGAAAGGGAGTCATGCCGCTTGGCGATATCCGCATGGCCCATGACGGACGTCTCATCGTCCCGCTTCTGGATAATGTCGGAGCGATCATGTCTCTGCAATTCATCGCGGCATGCGGAGAAAAGCGGTTCCTCGCTGGTGGCGCAACAAGCGGCGGCCGCTTCACGATCCCAGGGGATGACGGCCCCCTGTGCATCGCGGAAGGGTACGCCACGGGGGCGAGCATCCACGAGGCCACGAAACACACGGTCCTTGTCGCGTTTCATTGCGGCAACCTCATGTCCGTGGCCACCTCGGCCCGTCAGACGTATCCGGACAGACAGATCATCCTCTGCGCCGACAACGATCACGAGACAGAACGCGCCCGTGGCCGAAATCCAGGCGTTGCGCATGCGACCGAAGCGGCTCGCGCTGTCTCCGGGCTGTTGGCGATTCCACGATTCAAAGTGCCGGACAGCGCGACCGACTTAAATGATCTGGCTCGAACCGAGGGGCTTGATGCCGTGCGTAACTGCATCATGGCAGCCGTTCCGGTCTTGCCTGAAGTTGACGTTCAGGCGGCCGGACCTTCGCCGGTACGGTTTGAAAACGAAAACTCGCCGGATATCCCGGCCCGGCTGTTTCCTGGTATCTTGGGAAAGTTTTGCTCGGCGCTGGCTGAAGAGCTGCAAGTTCCTTTCGAACTGCCGTTGTGCAGCGCTCTTGGAACGATTGCCGTCGCTGTCCAGCGGAAGTGCCGGGTTCGGGTCAAAGACGGTTATGCCGAACCCCTGAACATTTTCGCCCTGTGCCCATTACCCCCGGGAGAGCGGAAAAGCGCTACGGTAGAGGCCTGCAAAAAACCGCTGGTGGAATGGCAGACTGATAGAAGCCGTGAGATGCAAGACGGTATTCGCGAGGCGGCAAGCGAACGCCGTACCTTGGAAAAGGCCATCGACATGAAGCGGGCCAGCATCGGGAAGGCGAAGACCGCCCAGCAGCGCAAGGATCTTATCCAGGAAATTAAGGCGATGGAGAAAGAGCTCCCGGATGTTCCCAGGGCTCCCCGCCTTCTGGCCGATGATTTCACCCCCGAGGCCTTGGCGCTGCTCATGGAAAGACACGAACAACGCATTGGGCTTCTTGAGGCGGAGGGCGGCCTGTTCGACACCCTCGCCGGGAGATATTCCAATGGCGTCCCCAATCTCGACGCCGTGCTCAAATCCTGGTCCGGCGAAACCTGCCAGATTGACCGCCGTGGAGCGGAGACCATCATCCTGAATGATCCGCACCTGACCCTGGTCATTTCCCCCCAGCCGGAAGTCGTCCAGGCGCTCGCGGGGCAGCCGGGGTTTCGCGGCAGGGGGCTTGTCGGACGCTTCCTGTATTTCATGCCGCGAAGCCGCCTGGGGACACGGTCCCTCGATTCCTCCCCCATGCCGGAGTCCATCGCGCGAAAATGGAAGCAGACGATTCAAAACCTTCTGTCCATTGTCTGGAATCGAGACACACGGGGGAATTCTGTCGCATATGATGTTCCCCTCTCCCCGGAGGCATTGAACCTGTGGCGGAAGTTCGCGCAGGATGTGGAATCCGCTCTCCTTCCTGGTGGAACGCTGGAGCATATGACGGATTGGGGTGGAAAATACCCGGGGCAGGCCATTCGCCTTGCCGGGCTCATGCATATGGCCACGGCTCCCGAGCCCTTGACCGAACCTCTCTCGCCGCAAACCATGGAGAACGCGCTGACAGCGGCCACGATCCTCGCGGCGCACGCCACGGCCGCCTATGGGCTCATGGGCAGCGACCCGCAGTTGGAATGCGCCCAGTCCATCTTGAAATGGATCGAGCGCGACCGCGTGTCGTCGTTTACCGCCCGCGACGCCATGGGCAAGGTCAAGGGCCGCTATCCGACCATGGACAAGGTGAATGCCGGTTTGGCCATCCTGGAAGAACGGGCCTTCATCTTTTCGGCCAGTCAGGACACGCGCAAAGGTCCGGGCCGCAGGCCGAGCGCCGTCTATACGGTCAATCCCCACACATTTGAATAA
- a CDS encoding type II toxin-antitoxin system prevent-host-death family antitoxin: protein MPSTWTLQDAKNKFSEVVNAACAGAPQVVTKRGKPSVVVVSMSDYERFVAQGKSPAPRFTEFLLSMPGGGAEADASREDIALREVEF, encoded by the coding sequence ATGCCGAGCACATGGACGCTGCAAGACGCCAAAAACAAGTTCAGTGAAGTGGTCAATGCTGCGTGCGCCGGTGCGCCGCAGGTGGTGACCAAGCGCGGCAAGCCTTCGGTGGTGGTGGTTTCCATGAGCGACTATGAAAGGTTTGTCGCCCAAGGCAAGAGCCCTGCCCCGCGTTTCACGGAATTTTTGCTCTCCATGCCCGGCGGTGGTGCGGAGGCGGACGCCTCGCGCGAGGACATCGCCCTGAGGGAGGTGGAGTTTTGA
- a CDS encoding DUF3309 domain-containing protein, with protein MRPCPCLASYQACSAETEDEIRWWSRNRNKQTSWQVRGQTNEGFGGLCINVFNRKPYSTSMIQVMPHRNLQRQSSIFFSYDICKGECLMSITTILLIVLVLMLLGIIPIWPHSRSWGYGPSGVIGLIVVILVILFLLGKI; from the coding sequence ATGCGGCCTTGCCCGTGCCTGGCATCATATCAAGCATGCAGCGCAGAAACAGAAGACGAAATCCGGTGGTGGAGCAGAAACCGCAACAAGCAGACTTCCTGGCAAGTACGAGGGCAGACCAATGAGGGTTTCGGCGGTTTATGTATCAACGTCTTCAACCGTAAACCGTATTCGACATCGATGATACAAGTGATGCCGCACCGCAATTTGCAAAGGCAGAGCAGTATATTTTTTTCGTATGACATATGTAAAGGAGAGTGCCTTATGTCCATCACAACAATCCTCTTGATAGTGCTTGTACTTATGCTGTTGGGAATCATCCCGATTTGGCCTCACAGCAGATCCTGGGGATATGGGCCGAGCGGCGTCATCGGCCTCATTGTGGTCATACTTGTCATCC
- a CDS encoding DUF2442 domain-containing protein, with product MIPWEVKTAKPLPGYRLEVTFADGLRGVVDLSDVPHKGVFASWSDPAYFEQVRVDAETGTACWPNGADVAPDAMHEEVKQRQVSAV from the coding sequence ATGATTCCCTGGGAAGTGAAGACCGCCAAGCCGTTGCCGGGCTACCGCCTGGAGGTGACGTTTGCGGATGGGCTGCGCGGTGTTGTCGACCTTTCTGATGTGCCGCACAAGGGCGTGTTCGCCTCGTGGTCGGACCCCGCCTATTTCGAGCAGGTGCGCGTCGATGCCGAGACAGGCACGGCCTGCTGGCCCAACGGGGCGGATGTGGCCCCCGACGCCATGCACGAAGAGGTGAAACAGCGGCAGGTATCGGCCGTGTAG
- a CDS encoding DUF3309 family protein produces the protein MSKTTLFIAGLVLVLVGIIPIWPRKKSWGYATSTSISLAVMLIIVFLLISNDMISL, from the coding sequence ATGTCAAAGACGACGCTCTTTATCGCTGGCCTTGTCCTGGTTCTGGTCGGAATCATTCCGATCTGGCCTCGTAAAAAATCATGGGGATATGCGACAAGCACGAGCATAAGTCTTGCGGTTATGTTGATAATCGTCTTTTTGTTGATAAGCAATGATATGATATCACTATGA
- a CDS encoding sigma-54-dependent transcriptional regulator, giving the protein MPSRIAIVDDEATARKRLCEALSRDGYEARGFPDAESFLDAASEASFDGVLLDLRLPGMDGLQALKRIKAMGTETEVIMITGFGDLETAITAIKLGAFHYLQKPLKLAEVRSLVRAALGKVGMARENRLLRQALRVESGLESMVGASSAMREVFELIRRIAPVSCNVLIQGASGTGKALVARALHRLSPRRERAFVSFNCGGFTEELIASELFGHEKGAFTGAVATRIGLLESGGGGTVFLDEIGEMPLTMQVNLLHVIQERRILRVGGTKPIDLDIRIIAATNRDLKLEVDKGLFREDLYYRLNVVNIVLPRLSERKEDIPLLARHFLDKYSLLFHKTVRDIDPQAMQLLMNYGFPGNVRELENIIERTVALCDAKTITVADLPRDLQQMDFASVEGERLATLEEIERRHITRVLDRTGGSKGLTAQILGIPRTTLWRKLKYFKLE; this is encoded by the coding sequence ATGCCGTCTAGGATCGCCATCGTGGATGACGAGGCCACGGCCCGGAAACGATTGTGCGAGGCGCTTTCCCGGGACGGGTACGAAGCCCGGGGATTCCCTGATGCCGAATCCTTTCTTGATGCGGCGTCCGAGGCTTCGTTCGACGGGGTTCTCCTGGATTTGCGGCTACCGGGCATGGACGGGCTTCAGGCCCTCAAGCGGATCAAGGCCATGGGGACCGAGACCGAGGTGATCATGATCACCGGGTTCGGCGACCTGGAGACGGCGATCACGGCCATCAAGCTCGGGGCGTTCCATTACCTGCAAAAGCCCCTGAAACTGGCCGAGGTCCGTAGCCTGGTCCGCGCGGCCCTGGGCAAGGTGGGCATGGCCCGGGAGAACCGCCTCCTGCGTCAGGCGCTGCGGGTGGAGTCCGGGCTTGAGTCCATGGTCGGGGCAAGTTCCGCCATGCGCGAGGTTTTTGAACTGATCCGCAGAATCGCGCCGGTTTCCTGCAACGTCCTGATCCAGGGCGCCAGCGGAACGGGCAAGGCCTTGGTGGCCCGGGCCCTGCATCGTCTTTCGCCGCGCCGGGAGCGGGCCTTCGTTTCCTTCAACTGCGGTGGGTTTACCGAGGAACTCATCGCCAGCGAGCTTTTCGGGCACGAGAAGGGCGCCTTCACCGGGGCCGTCGCGACCCGGATCGGCCTTCTGGAATCGGGCGGAGGCGGCACCGTGTTCTTGGACGAAATCGGCGAGATGCCGCTGACCATGCAGGTCAATCTGTTGCACGTCATCCAGGAGCGTCGGATCTTGCGGGTGGGAGGCACAAAGCCCATCGATCTGGACATCCGGATCATCGCGGCCACCAACCGGGACCTCAAGCTGGAGGTGGACAAGGGACTCTTCCGGGAAGATCTGTATTACCGGCTCAATGTGGTGAACATCGTCCTGCCCCGGCTTTCCGAACGCAAGGAGGACATTCCCCTGCTCGCCCGGCATTTTCTGGACAAGTATTCCCTGCTCTTCCACAAAACCGTGCGGGACATCGATCCCCAGGCTATGCAGCTGCTCATGAACTACGGATTTCCGGGCAACGTCCGCGAGTTGGAAAACATCATCGAACGCACCGTGGCCCTGTGCGATGCCAAGACCATCACCGTGGCCGACCTGCCCCGGGACCTGCAGCAGATGGATTTCGCCTCCGTCGAGGGCGAACGGCTGGCCACCCTCGAGGAGATCGAACGCCGACACATCACCAGGGTTCTGGACCGCACCGGTGGCAGCAAGGGCCTCACCGCGCAGATCCTGGGGATCCCCCGGACCACCTTGTGGCGCAAGCTCAAGTATTTCAAACTGGAGTGA
- a CDS encoding type II toxin-antitoxin system VapC family toxin, with translation MFLLDTVVLSELRKNDRNPGLVRWISGADEGKLFVSVVTVGEIERGIRRQQARDAAFAQRLADWLAHLVLAYGDRILPITTEVARRWGQCSADLGRADADILIAATALEHDMVVVTRNERHFIPTGVRVFNPWE, from the coding sequence ATGTTTCTGCTGGACACGGTCGTCCTCTCGGAACTGCGCAAGAATGACCGCAACCCCGGCTTGGTGCGCTGGATCAGCGGTGCGGATGAGGGGAAGCTTTTTGTCAGCGTGGTCACTGTCGGTGAAATAGAGCGCGGGATTCGTCGCCAGCAAGCCAGGGATGCCGCCTTCGCCCAACGCCTCGCCGACTGGCTGGCGCACCTGGTGCTGGCCTACGGGGACCGCATCCTGCCCATCACCACGGAGGTGGCCCGTCGCTGGGGTCAATGCAGCGCGGACCTGGGCCGGGCTGATGCGGACATCCTCATTGCCGCCACGGCCTTGGAACACGACATGGTGGTGGTGACGCGCAATGAGCGGCACTTCATACCCACAGGGGTGCGCGTGTTCAATCCCTGGGAGTAG
- a CDS encoding DUF4160 domain-containing protein, whose product MPIVSAFFGIIITMYWREHGRPHFHAKYGEHGATFDIETLDILTGNLPRRARLMVLEWAFEHREELMQNWRLCQEYSIPNPITPLE is encoded by the coding sequence ATGCCCATTGTGAGCGCCTTTTTCGGGATCATCATCACCATGTACTGGCGGGAGCATGGCCGTCCGCATTTTCACGCCAAGTATGGCGAGCATGGCGCAACGTTTGATATCGAAACACTGGACATTCTGACCGGCAATTTGCCCCGCCGGGCGCGGCTCATGGTCCTGGAGTGGGCCTTCGAGCACCGGGAGGAACTGATGCAGAACTGGCGGCTATGCCAAGAATATTCCATACCCAACCCCATCACCCCATTGGAGTAA
- a CDS encoding DUF3987 domain-containing protein: MKAIVALYDAEHVVELCAIGPQTRKSSLWGNEFAGGKKAIVAGWFRDKQALAELAVRLDAEAKPEGVYVTLNPVTPALLGRADHRLKAGVGRTQDSEALCLCNLLVDVDPARPSGISSSEPEKMAAHDVAQRIAAHLTHLGWPEPLAADSGNGWHLVYKIDLANTPESVMLVKGVLKALAARFDTGEATVDQSVFNPARLVKLWGTMARKGDHTVERPHRASAIVDVPGHSAPVPRALLEAFAAQAGADATPRHALPAPTAADPGGRFDVRAYLERHGRGLKKEKPFKGGMLYVLEECVFDPGHAHGEAAIYQAADGRLSYQCFHASCRGRTWQEARQRISSDAPLGAGNVAATPGPASQQPEEWTPLLVPWPTFSPQAHPGIAGAFIELATRGSEADPAAVLATFLTRFEVEVSGNGVLKGPGMYLGETRHYPRLFTAIVGASSKARKGTSAHPVNALFSPEGLPDNSDNPDNSFPSPAATSSGPLSTGEGLAFCVRDARTEWVIDKKTSAGSWVLVDPGVEDKRLYVADEEFASALQCTKREGNTLSTAVRCFWDSGDYSPMVKKERTKVTGAHVGIVTHITFQELRALLDEVQAFNGFGNRFLWVCARRHGMVAFPRRMPQDELSRLRREVSRLVDIGQRREEMTWDGSAEDLWRTVYPRLSREHPGLAGCIINRGEAQAVRLAMIYALLDGQGHIGVAHLQAGLAFWEYCRASALFIFGSRETNPLAERIRGALAGGPMTTTALHRALGNNASREKLREALQELLTAGHINKTEEKTTGRPKAVFTLNEQTENNELSPAGSMSDNS; encoded by the coding sequence ATGAAAGCCATCGTCGCCTTGTACGATGCGGAGCATGTTGTGGAACTCTGCGCCATCGGCCCGCAAACCAGGAAGTCCAGCCTTTGGGGCAACGAGTTTGCCGGGGGCAAAAAGGCCATTGTGGCCGGGTGGTTTCGGGACAAACAGGCTCTGGCGGAACTGGCCGTCCGGCTGGATGCGGAGGCAAAGCCCGAGGGGGTGTATGTCACCCTCAACCCGGTCACCCCCGCCCTCCTTGGTCGAGCCGACCACAGGCTGAAGGCGGGAGTGGGGCGGACGCAGGACAGTGAGGCCCTTTGCCTGTGCAATCTCCTGGTGGATGTGGACCCGGCGCGTCCCTCCGGCATCTCAAGCTCTGAGCCGGAGAAAATGGCGGCGCACGACGTGGCGCAACGGATCGCCGCCCATCTGACCCATCTGGGGTGGCCGGAGCCGCTTGCCGCCGACTCGGGAAACGGGTGGCATCTTGTGTACAAGATCGACCTTGCCAACACGCCTGAGAGCGTCATGTTGGTCAAGGGGGTACTCAAGGCCCTGGCTGCCAGGTTCGATACCGGCGAGGCCACGGTGGATCAGTCCGTGTTCAACCCGGCTCGGCTGGTCAAGCTGTGGGGGACCATGGCCCGCAAGGGCGACCACACGGTGGAGCGGCCGCACCGTGCGTCGGCCATTGTGGATGTGCCGGGACATAGCGCGCCCGTTCCCCGGGCGCTGCTGGAGGCCTTTGCCGCACAGGCCGGGGCGGATGCCACGCCACGCCACGCTCTCCCTGCCCCCACCGCCGCAGACCCGGGAGGGCGGTTCGATGTCCGCGCCTACCTGGAGCGGCATGGCCGTGGACTGAAGAAGGAAAAGCCCTTCAAGGGCGGCATGCTGTATGTCTTGGAGGAATGCGTGTTCGATCCGGGACATGCCCATGGCGAGGCCGCCATCTATCAGGCCGCTGATGGCAGGCTCTCGTATCAGTGCTTTCACGCCTCCTGCCGAGGGCGCACCTGGCAGGAGGCGCGTCAGAGGATAAGCAGCGACGCGCCGCTCGGGGCGGGCAACGTGGCCGCCACCCCCGGCCCTGCCAGCCAGCAGCCCGAGGAGTGGACGCCACTTCTCGTGCCGTGGCCGACTTTTTCCCCCCAGGCGCACCCAGGCATTGCCGGTGCGTTCATCGAACTGGCCACGCGGGGTTCGGAAGCCGATCCGGCGGCGGTGCTGGCCACCTTCCTGACCCGCTTCGAGGTGGAGGTGTCCGGCAACGGGGTACTGAAGGGGCCGGGCATGTATCTGGGTGAGACGCGGCATTATCCGCGCCTGTTCACGGCCATCGTCGGGGCGTCCAGCAAGGCCCGGAAAGGAACCTCGGCGCATCCGGTGAATGCGCTCTTTTCTCCCGAAGGCCTCCCAGACAACTCGGACAACCCGGACAACTCGTTCCCGTCACCCGCCGCGACCAGCAGCGGCCCGCTCTCCACCGGCGAGGGCCTCGCGTTTTGCGTCCGGGATGCCCGCACGGAATGGGTCATCGACAAGAAGACCTCTGCCGGGTCATGGGTTCTGGTGGACCCCGGAGTCGAGGACAAACGTCTGTATGTCGCGGATGAGGAATTCGCCTCAGCGCTGCAATGCACCAAGCGTGAGGGGAATACCCTGTCGACGGCGGTTCGGTGCTTTTGGGATTCAGGCGATTATTCCCCCATGGTGAAAAAGGAGCGGACGAAGGTCACGGGGGCGCATGTCGGCATCGTGACGCATATCACGTTTCAAGAACTGCGGGCTCTGTTGGACGAGGTCCAGGCCTTCAACGGCTTTGGGAATCGTTTCCTTTGGGTGTGCGCCAGGCGGCATGGAATGGTGGCGTTTCCTCGCCGGATGCCCCAGGACGAACTGTCCAGGCTACGGCGCGAGGTGTCGCGGCTGGTCGATATCGGACAGCGCCGCGAAGAGATGACGTGGGATGGGTCGGCCGAGGATTTGTGGCGCACGGTCTATCCCCGTCTTTCCCGGGAGCATCCCGGACTTGCGGGGTGCATCATCAACCGGGGTGAGGCCCAGGCCGTGCGGTTGGCCATGATCTATGCCCTACTGGACGGGCAGGGGCATATCGGCGTGGCGCATCTTCAGGCCGGGCTGGCGTTTTGGGAGTACTGCCGGGCCTCGGCGCTCTTCATCTTCGGCAGTCGCGAGACCAATCCGCTCGCGGAGAGGATTCGCGGCGCACTGGCTGGCGGCCCCATGACGACCACGGCCTTGCACCGGGCGCTCGGGAATAACGCCTCCCGGGAGAAGTTGCGTGAGGCCCTTCAGGAACTCCTGACCGCCGGGCACATCAACAAGACGGAAGAGAAGACCACAGGCCGGCCGAAGGCTGTTTTCACCCTGAACGAACAAACCGAAAATAACGAACTATCGCCCGCTGGGAGCATGTCGGATAATTCGTGA
- a CDS encoding tyrosine-type recombinase/integrase, which translates to MIAYKVEDKKRWEKVGWRSEGYTPQVAAEVRAERVKAARHGQDVKTAKEIARERDKRDKTIDELAKAYFAAKGDSLKGVVTDRNRYDKHIRPILGGFRASKLSPLDMARLRKAMTGRAPATVWNALELVRRIVNFGARAKLCPALSFVIEMPRKDNEVVEYLEPEEAVRLKEVLDAWPSRDAARMLELAMFTGMRRGEVFKLRDVDLDFLSGIITIRSPKGGKTVSIPMNPIARAILLEQLDWKAKSSFESPFVFPGKGGGQRVACGAAGRIKKAAGIPSRFRIFHGLRHHFAVTLANSGEFTLDMIGELLTHKSTAMTRRYGQFLPDAKKRASDKAAELLVSHAGLDAMSGRGRKVVRIGGGD; encoded by the coding sequence GTGATTGCCTATAAGGTCGAGGACAAAAAACGCTGGGAGAAGGTCGGCTGGAGGTCGGAAGGCTATACCCCCCAGGTGGCGGCGGAGGTCCGGGCCGAACGGGTGAAGGCAGCCCGGCATGGTCAGGACGTGAAGACCGCCAAGGAAATTGCCCGCGAACGCGACAAGCGGGACAAGACCATTGACGAGTTGGCGAAGGCCTATTTTGCGGCCAAAGGGGATTCCCTGAAAGGCGTGGTGACGGACCGCAACCGCTATGACAAGCATATCCGCCCCATTCTGGGCGGCTTTCGGGCAAGCAAACTCTCGCCCCTGGACATGGCCCGGCTGCGCAAGGCCATGACCGGCCGCGCCCCGGCCACGGTCTGGAATGCCTTGGAACTGGTGCGGCGTATCGTGAATTTCGGGGCCAGGGCCAAGCTGTGTCCGGCCTTGTCCTTCGTCATCGAGATGCCCAGGAAGGATAACGAGGTGGTGGAATACCTGGAACCCGAGGAGGCCGTCCGCCTCAAGGAGGTGCTTGATGCGTGGCCGTCCCGGGATGCCGCCAGGATGCTGGAACTGGCCATGTTCACGGGCATGCGGCGGGGCGAGGTCTTCAAGCTGCGGGATGTGGACCTGGATTTTCTGTCCGGGATCATCACCATCCGTTCCCCAAAGGGCGGCAAGACGGTGAGCATCCCCATGAATCCCATTGCCCGGGCCATCCTGTTAGAGCAGCTTGATTGGAAGGCAAAAAGTTCTTTTGAAAGTCCATTTGTGTTTCCCGGGAAGGGCGGCGGACAACGGGTGGCCTGCGGGGCCGCCGGGCGCATCAAGAAGGCCGCCGGAATTCCTTCCCGCTTCAGGATTTTCCACGGTCTGCGTCACCATTTCGCCGTGACCCTGGCCAATTCCGGAGAATTCACCCTGGACATGATCGGCGAACTTCTTACACACAAATCAACGGCCATGACCCGGCGCTACGGGCAGTTCCTTCCGGACGCCAAAAAGCGGGCCAGCGACAAGGCGGCGGAGTTGCTTGTCAGCCACGCGGGACTGGATGCAATGTCCGGCAGGGGGCGGAAGGTGGTCCGGATCGGGGGAGGAGATTAG
- a CDS encoding helix-turn-helix transcriptional regulator, with protein sequence MLKGLHTREAAQYLGLSPGTLEVWRCKGRGPRYSKLGKRVVYDPADLDAYLADHKVFTIDSMPSSAGR encoded by the coding sequence ATGCTTAAAGGTCTTCACACCCGCGAAGCTGCCCAATACCTGGGCCTTTCACCCGGCACCCTCGAAGTCTGGCGCTGCAAGGGGCGTGGCCCCCGCTATTCCAAACTCGGGAAACGGGTCGTTTACGACCCCGCCGACCTGGACGCCTATCTCGCCGACCACAAGGTCTTCACCATTGATTCCATGCCGTCCTCGGCTGGGCGATAG